In one window of Desulforhabdus amnigena DNA:
- the arnD gene encoding 4-deoxy-4-formamido-L-arabinose-phosphoundecaprenol deformylase, producing the protein MCHVGLRVDVDTLRGTRIGVPNLVDLLARHQIRGSFFFSVGPDNMGRHLWRLMRPTFLLKMLRTRAVSLYGWDILLRGTLWPGAVIGKRCPGPIRQVVEAGHEVGLHAWDHHRWQMALEKMDQAAIIAEIRKGYELLTDILGHAPECFAAPAWRVTPEALLALEQFPFRFESDCRGRSLFYPLIDNRPSRHVQVPTTLPTYDELVGRQCTPETYNDHLLNMIRPDQLNVLTIHAEVEGVACLELFRDFLFKSQQRDIVFVPLGDILGETGKAKKSRMVRGTLAGRDGWLACQDDTDSMEIHDKVSKR; encoded by the coding sequence ATGTGCCATGTCGGCCTGCGAGTAGATGTCGATACGTTGCGGGGCACCCGTATCGGGGTTCCGAACCTGGTCGACCTTTTGGCCCGGCACCAAATCCGGGGCAGCTTCTTTTTTTCAGTGGGGCCAGACAATATGGGTCGACATCTTTGGCGTTTGATGCGGCCCACCTTTCTGCTCAAGATGCTCAGAACGCGGGCGGTCAGTCTGTATGGATGGGATATTCTTTTGCGGGGCACCCTGTGGCCCGGAGCTGTGATCGGTAAGCGCTGTCCTGGTCCGATTCGTCAGGTTGTGGAGGCGGGGCATGAGGTCGGCCTACATGCCTGGGACCATCACCGCTGGCAGATGGCGCTTGAAAAGATGGATCAGGCCGCAATAATCGCTGAAATCCGTAAAGGCTACGAATTACTGACGGATATCCTGGGACACGCCCCAGAATGTTTCGCGGCCCCTGCCTGGAGGGTGACACCTGAAGCGCTATTGGCGTTAGAGCAATTCCCTTTTCGATTTGAATCCGATTGTCGCGGTCGTTCGCTTTTTTATCCGCTGATCGACAACCGGCCGTCTCGTCATGTTCAGGTCCCGACCACGCTGCCGACTTACGATGAGCTCGTCGGCCGCCAATGCACACCAGAGACTTACAACGACCACCTTTTGAATATGATTCGTCCCGATCAGCTCAATGTGTTGACCATCCACGCCGAAGTGGAGGGGGTCGCTTGCCTGGAATTGTTCCGGGATTTTTTGTTCAAGTCACAACAGCGGGATATCGTCTTCGTGCCTCTTGGCGACATTCTTGGCGAAACCGGAAAAGCAAAAAAATCAAGGATGGTTAGAGGTACTCTCGCCGGCAGGGACGGATGGCTTGCCTGCCAGGATGACACGGATAGCATGGAAATTCACGATAAGGTCAGCAAACGATGA
- a CDS encoding phospholipid carrier-dependent glycosyltransferase, producing the protein MSTLNKRYILLILSFFLLAYILPLGVRDLVVPDETRYGEIPREMIASGEWISPHLNGLRYFEKPVLGYWVHAGSLLMFGENNFAVRLPSALSVGLSALLIYVLIWRTSRRENEDGGFPAILATLVFLSCFEVFGVGNTAVLDSLFSFFLTATITAFYFATESPPGSGREKGYLFLAGLSCGLSFLTKGFLGFAVPVLAVAPYLVWQRRYADLLRMSWLPILTAILVSLPWSIAIHLREPDFWRFFFWNEHIRRFMADNAQHKESFWFFFLTAPGMFIPWVFMVPAAVPGIKTRLFEQGAAGRLLKFCLCWLVLPFLFFSFSNGKLLTYILPCFPPFAILIAFGLLHVLKKDTRSRLFQGGIVVNTILFSLILVAFLYVQLFGFNGFRPYSQAWKAVMVVNGLAYFVLFLVWAFRSRTTVSKTLLLGLSPLLLFFVVHFTIPDLTREVKSPGPILEQYAQGIDSKDIVISDENSIRAVGWYLKRNDVYLLGGTGELDYGMKYKDAAGRLLDMQTAVDLIQNNRGRTVLIARVKHIARWRDQLPQPVFQDQSGPEGYVIWKF; encoded by the coding sequence ATGAGCACATTGAATAAACGCTACATTCTATTAATTCTGTCATTCTTTTTACTGGCGTACATTCTTCCCCTGGGGGTGCGTGACCTGGTTGTTCCGGATGAAACGCGCTACGGAGAAATTCCCCGAGAAATGATTGCCAGCGGCGAATGGATATCGCCTCATCTTAACGGTCTGCGCTACTTTGAAAAACCGGTGCTGGGCTATTGGGTTCATGCCGGCTCACTTCTGATGTTCGGGGAAAACAACTTTGCCGTACGCCTCCCTTCCGCCCTATCCGTGGGTTTGTCAGCCTTGTTGATATATGTATTGATATGGCGAACTTCCCGTCGTGAAAATGAAGACGGCGGTTTTCCGGCTATTCTGGCCACTCTTGTTTTTTTATCCTGTTTTGAGGTGTTCGGGGTGGGAAACACTGCCGTGTTAGACAGCTTGTTCTCATTCTTTCTTACGGCGACCATTACCGCTTTCTATTTTGCCACGGAGTCACCGCCAGGGTCGGGGCGAGAAAAAGGTTACCTGTTTCTCGCCGGTCTGAGTTGCGGCCTGTCCTTTCTGACCAAGGGGTTTCTCGGATTTGCCGTGCCGGTTTTGGCGGTAGCGCCCTATCTGGTTTGGCAGCGCCGGTATGCCGATTTGTTGCGCATGAGCTGGCTGCCGATTCTAACCGCTATTTTGGTTTCGTTGCCATGGAGTATCGCAATCCACCTTCGGGAACCTGATTTCTGGCGTTTCTTTTTCTGGAACGAACATATCCGCCGGTTTATGGCCGACAATGCTCAACATAAAGAGTCGTTCTGGTTTTTCTTTCTGACGGCACCGGGCATGTTTATTCCCTGGGTGTTTATGGTGCCCGCAGCCGTACCGGGAATAAAAACCCGATTGTTTGAACAGGGGGCGGCAGGCCGGTTGCTGAAATTTTGTCTATGTTGGCTGGTGCTGCCGTTTTTGTTCTTCTCTTTTTCAAACGGGAAGCTCTTAACCTACATACTTCCCTGTTTCCCGCCGTTTGCCATTCTCATCGCTTTTGGGTTGTTGCATGTGCTAAAGAAAGATACGCGGAGCAGGCTGTTCCAGGGGGGGATTGTTGTCAACACCATTCTCTTCAGTCTGATTTTAGTAGCTTTTTTGTATGTTCAACTTTTTGGTTTCAACGGGTTCCGACCATACAGCCAGGCATGGAAAGCCGTGATGGTCGTCAATGGCTTGGCGTATTTTGTACTATTTCTCGTTTGGGCTTTCAGAAGCCGGACAACGGTCAGCAAAACACTTTTACTCGGTCTCTCGCCGCTTCTTCTATTTTTTGTTGTTCACTTTACTATTCCGGACTTGACCAGAGAGGTAAAATCGCCTGGACCCATTTTGGAACAATACGCCCAAGGTATTGATAGCAAAGATATTGTCATTTCCGATGAAAATTCGATCAGGGCAGTGGGCTGGTATCTGAAACGAAACGATGTTTACTTACTGGGTGGAACGGGTGAGCTTGATTACGGGATGAAATATAAAGATGCGGCTGGCAGATTGCTTGATATGCAAACTGCGGTCGACTTGATTCAGAACAACCGGGGCAGGACTGTACTGATTGCCAGGGTGAAACATATCGCCCGATGGCGGGATCAGCTCCCCCAGCCTGTTTTCCAGGATCAGAGTGGTCCTGAAGGGTATGTTATCTGGAAATTTTGA
- a CDS encoding glycosyltransferase produces the protein MNVTPDLSVVIPVYNERDNLPELIDRCLAACQKNGRDFEIILVDDGSRDGSRDLILQAADQHTEVVGVILNRNYGQHAAVFAGLEQSKGNIVVTLDADLQNPPEEIPRLVDEMDRGVDVVGTVRENRQDSLFRRTASALVNRLVRQTTGVMMHDYGCMLRAYRRPVVEAMLQCRERSTFIPILANSFAGSTAEIPVKHALRENGESKYSLFKLISLQFDLLTSMSTFPLRLLSLLGLLIAASGIGFGVLLMVLRFAYGSQWAAEGIFTLFAVLFVFIGAQFIGMGLLGEYIGRIYHDVRSRPRFFIHEIRGNSLDDCGDQPDSALYTMVASRANRQV, from the coding sequence ATGAATGTCACACCGGATCTTTCAGTGGTCATCCCGGTCTATAACGAAAGGGACAATCTGCCGGAGCTTATTGACCGCTGTCTGGCCGCCTGCCAAAAAAACGGACGCGATTTCGAAATCATCCTGGTGGATGATGGCAGCAGGGACGGCTCCCGTGATCTCATTCTCCAGGCCGCTGATCAACACACTGAAGTCGTCGGCGTGATTTTGAACCGGAATTACGGCCAGCACGCGGCGGTTTTTGCCGGGCTGGAGCAGAGCAAGGGCAATATCGTCGTCACGCTGGATGCGGACCTTCAGAATCCTCCCGAAGAAATCCCCAGACTGGTCGATGAAATGGATCGCGGTGTGGATGTCGTGGGCACGGTGCGCGAAAATCGGCAGGACTCCCTATTCCGCCGCACAGCATCGGCGCTGGTCAACCGACTCGTCCGGCAGACCACCGGGGTAATGATGCATGACTACGGTTGCATGCTCAGGGCTTACCGGCGGCCGGTTGTCGAGGCCATGCTCCAGTGTCGGGAGCGCTCCACTTTTATTCCGATCCTGGCCAACAGTTTTGCCGGCAGCACCGCTGAAATACCCGTCAAACACGCCTTGCGGGAAAACGGTGAATCCAAGTACAGCCTCTTCAAACTGATTTCGCTCCAGTTCGATCTGCTCACCTCTATGTCCACTTTTCCCCTGCGCTTACTTTCATTGCTGGGGTTGCTCATCGCGGCCAGCGGCATCGGTTTCGGCGTCCTTCTGATGGTGTTGCGATTTGCCTACGGCTCCCAGTGGGCTGCCGAGGGCATATTTACGCTGTTTGCGGTGCTCTTTGTCTTTATTGGGGCACAGTTTATCGGCATGGGTCTTCTCGGTGAATACATCGGACGCATCTATCACGATGTTCGCAGCAGGCCCCGCTTTTTTATCCATGAAATCCGGGGCAACTCCCTCGATGATTGCGGCGACCAACCCGATTCTGCTCTCTATACGATGGTCGCAAGTCGAGCAAATCGACAAGTTTGA
- a CDS encoding bifunctional DedA family/phosphatase PAP2 family protein produces MAAATILRGAPMTTYLNTLLTFISHHPELAYGLIFLISLSESLALVGLLVPGTVIMFGVGAVVATGSLNLFPVLLMAMIGAIAGDGVSYWLGHHYKEKLVNIWPFSRHPGMLNKGEAFFHRHGVKSVLFGRFVGPVRPMIPVVAGMLGMHPVRFSVVNVLSAIGWALVYILPGVFFGASLALAGTVSTRLAVLVLILVAGIWSLIWISTRTLSLLDRKGPAVFAVLKQWTTTELPHQGTVPRLFKRTTSILIFSKQGEELLFAFLTLLLFAAGWGFFGVLQDVMAKDPLVVADQAVYHFLQSLRTPWVDNAFVGVTELGDSFVNIALFCTVLLVLLVKRCRRAATFWALAALGGLLGVQLLKWAIHLPRPVAIYHGASAYGFPSGHTTMSVILYGFLAILLARRLTGAWRLGLFSSVVLISFVIGFSRLYLGAHWLSDVLGGYFVGTSWTAFMGIAWLKGADDEIPRRLLASTVVLVIAIAGSWHVVQKHEKDLAFYAPRHPMRNIALTSWQADVWRDLPAWRVDMEGEPEQPLTVQWAGSPDELSRFLMSKGWRRPLPMNPKSFLGMFAPGTPIEQLPVLPLLHDGKVERLRLVRTGRGVQRLVLRLWSADVKINGKDTPLFVGTIEEQQGRSLAGLITMAKDTGNYERPLHLLEQTLGGTFKVRLVHRADRETRTVHEHQGTQWSGGVLLADQVLTD; encoded by the coding sequence GTGGCGGCAGCGACCATTTTGCGAGGTGCCCCGATGACAACGTATCTGAATACGTTGCTGACCTTTATCAGCCATCATCCCGAGTTGGCATATGGCCTGATATTCCTGATTTCACTATCGGAATCCCTGGCATTGGTGGGGCTTCTGGTGCCGGGTACGGTGATCATGTTTGGTGTCGGAGCGGTTGTGGCCACAGGCAGCTTGAACCTGTTTCCCGTTCTTCTGATGGCCATGATCGGAGCGATTGCCGGAGACGGTGTCAGTTATTGGTTGGGGCATCATTACAAAGAAAAGCTGGTCAATATCTGGCCGTTTTCACGCCACCCCGGAATGCTGAACAAGGGAGAAGCCTTTTTTCATCGCCACGGGGTCAAGAGCGTTCTTTTCGGTCGTTTCGTTGGGCCGGTGCGCCCGATGATACCGGTCGTGGCGGGAATGCTGGGCATGCACCCTGTGCGTTTCAGCGTTGTCAATGTTCTTTCGGCCATTGGTTGGGCCTTGGTTTATATCCTGCCGGGGGTCTTTTTCGGAGCATCTCTGGCGTTGGCGGGGACCGTCAGCACCAGATTGGCCGTGCTCGTGTTGATACTCGTGGCCGGGATATGGAGCCTCATTTGGATATCCACGAGAACCCTGTCTTTATTAGACCGCAAAGGACCAGCCGTTTTTGCCGTTTTGAAGCAATGGACAACGACGGAACTTCCACATCAAGGGACTGTGCCACGGCTTTTTAAACGAACTACTTCGATCCTGATTTTCAGCAAACAAGGAGAAGAACTGCTGTTCGCATTTTTAACGCTGCTCCTTTTTGCAGCAGGGTGGGGCTTTTTTGGTGTGTTGCAGGATGTTATGGCAAAAGACCCGCTGGTTGTCGCGGACCAAGCGGTATACCACTTTCTTCAATCTCTTCGTACCCCCTGGGTGGATAATGCCTTTGTCGGGGTAACCGAGTTAGGTGATTCGTTCGTCAATATCGCCCTGTTCTGCACGGTTCTGCTTGTTCTGCTCGTGAAACGCTGCCGCCGGGCGGCGACTTTCTGGGCACTGGCTGCGCTTGGCGGCCTGTTGGGGGTTCAGTTGCTCAAATGGGCCATTCATTTGCCGCGACCCGTGGCTATTTACCACGGTGCTTCGGCCTACGGTTTCCCCAGCGGCCACACGACCATGAGCGTGATCCTTTATGGATTTCTTGCCATCCTGCTTGCCCGGAGACTGACCGGAGCATGGCGCTTGGGGTTGTTTTCAAGCGTTGTTTTGATCTCCTTTGTTATCGGCTTTTCCCGTCTTTATCTGGGCGCACACTGGCTTTCCGATGTCCTGGGCGGCTATTTTGTCGGCACAAGCTGGACAGCGTTCATGGGAATAGCCTGGCTGAAGGGGGCTGATGACGAGATTCCTCGGCGTTTGCTGGCATCGACGGTTGTCCTCGTTATCGCCATTGCCGGGAGCTGGCATGTGGTTCAGAAGCACGAAAAGGACTTAGCGTTTTATGCCCCGCGCCATCCCATGCGGAACATTGCGCTCACATCATGGCAAGCCGATGTCTGGCGCGACCTTCCAGCTTGGCGGGTCGACATGGAGGGCGAACCAGAACAACCTCTCACCGTCCAGTGGGCCGGATCACCCGATGAGCTGTCCCGCTTTCTCATGAGTAAAGGATGGCGGCGACCGTTGCCGATGAATCCAAAAAGTTTCCTTGGGATGTTTGCCCCAGGCACGCCGATTGAACAGCTCCCGGTTTTGCCGCTACTTCACGACGGCAAGGTGGAGCGTTTGCGCCTTGTTCGAACGGGGAGAGGGGTCCAGCGTCTTGTGCTTCGCCTCTGGTCCGCCGATGTCAAAATAAACGGAAAAGATACACCTCTATTTGTCGGGACCATAGAGGAACAGCAGGGGCGCAGCCTGGCGGGCTTGATAACCATGGCAAAGGATACCGGAAACTATGAACGTCCGTTGCACCTGCTGGAGCAAACACTCGGTGGCACATTCAAAGTAAGGCTGGTTCATCGGGCGGATCGTGAAACGCGAACTGTCCATGAGCATCAAGGGACACAATGGAGCGGTGGTGTGTTGTTGGCAGACCAAGTGTTGACTGACTGA
- a CDS encoding aminotransferase class I/II-fold pyridoxal phosphate-dependent enzyme, producing the protein MRTTFLPFSKPSISEPEIEAVAEVLRSGWITTGPKAAEFEETFKAYCNTEGAVALCSGTAGMHLLLAALGIGPGDEVITPSMTWVSTVNLIKLAGATPVFADIERETLLVSAKTIEPLITARTRLIIPVHFAGAAVDMDPLRQLSSANNIPLVEDAAHAVGTEYRGERIGRRGTAIFSFHPIKNMTCGEGGMFCSNDPGLIEHIRRLKFHGLGVDAYDRNTQGRSPQAEVQEPGFKYNLTDMAAVLALGQLRRLDEFNQKRALLAHRYRELLANVDEIVPLAVPSYPMRHAWHLFVVRLDTKRVGMDRETFMAELKKRNIGTGIHFKAVHRQKYYRETLQLPEGVLPNTEWNSDRIFSLPLFPDMTLNDVDEVVAAIKEVLA; encoded by the coding sequence ATGCGGACAACATTTCTGCCGTTTTCCAAACCGTCCATCAGCGAACCCGAAATCGAGGCGGTGGCCGAAGTTCTACGTTCCGGATGGATCACCACCGGCCCCAAGGCCGCCGAGTTTGAAGAGACCTTTAAAGCTTACTGCAATACTGAAGGGGCAGTGGCGCTATGTTCCGGTACGGCTGGCATGCATCTTTTGTTGGCGGCCCTGGGTATCGGCCCCGGAGATGAGGTGATCACCCCCTCCATGACCTGGGTCTCCACAGTGAATCTCATCAAACTCGCCGGAGCCACGCCGGTTTTTGCCGATATCGAGCGCGAGACGCTATTGGTTTCGGCGAAAACCATTGAACCGCTCATTACCGCACGTACCAGACTGATCATCCCTGTGCATTTCGCAGGCGCTGCGGTGGACATGGACCCGTTGCGGCAACTGTCTTCGGCAAACAACATTCCGTTGGTCGAGGACGCGGCCCATGCCGTCGGCACAGAATACCGGGGAGAACGAATCGGCCGACGGGGAACCGCCATATTTTCGTTCCACCCCATCAAAAACATGACCTGCGGCGAAGGCGGGATGTTTTGTTCCAACGACCCTGGCCTTATCGAACATATCCGGAGGCTGAAGTTTCACGGGCTTGGCGTGGACGCCTATGACCGCAACACTCAGGGGCGTTCTCCGCAGGCAGAGGTTCAGGAGCCTGGATTCAAGTACAACTTGACCGATATGGCGGCGGTCCTTGCTTTAGGACAATTACGCCGGTTGGACGAGTTCAATCAAAAACGGGCGCTTCTGGCGCATCGTTACAGGGAATTGTTAGCCAATGTTGATGAAATCGTGCCTCTCGCCGTTCCTTCCTATCCCATGCGCCACGCCTGGCACCTGTTTGTTGTCCGTCTGGACACAAAGCGGGTGGGTATGGACCGGGAAACCTTCATGGCGGAACTAAAAAAGCGGAATATCGGTACGGGTATCCATTTTAAGGCAGTGCACAGACAGAAATATTACCGCGAGACATTGCAACTGCCCGAAGGCGTACTGCCGAACACAGAGTGGAATTCGGATCGGATTTTTTCGCTTCCCCTGTTTCCGGACATGACCTTGAACGATGTGGATGAGGTTGTTGCGGCCATCAAGGAGGTGCTCGCATGA
- a CDS encoding MFS transporter — protein sequence MDMKNTPFKRIPVSIWALGLVSMFMDISSEMIHSLLPLFLVGTLGASTFAVGLIEGVAESTALIVKVFSGTLSDYLGKRKVLVVFGYSLGALTKPLFAIAPSAAIVFTARLLDRVGKGVRGAPRDALVADLAPPEMRGAAFGLRQSLDTVGALFGPLLAVGLMLLWANNFRAVFWVAVIPGMIAVALLLFGVREPERHVGEERTNPIRRDNLRRLSGAYWWVVGIGAVFALARFSEAFLVLRAQQGGIPVAYVPLVMVGMNLVYSGSAYPFGRLSDRTNHGTLLSLGLIVLIAADLVLAANDHWLTVAVGVSLWGLHMGMTQGLLATMVADAAPVDLRGTAYGFFNLVSGIAMLMASAAAGLLWDRFGASFTFYAGAIFAALALMGIVLKAWRQRPFCEVPR from the coding sequence ATGGATATGAAAAACACGCCATTCAAGCGTATCCCCGTCAGCATTTGGGCTCTCGGCCTGGTGAGCATGTTCATGGACATCTCGTCCGAGATGATCCACAGCCTGCTTCCCCTTTTTCTGGTCGGCACCTTGGGAGCAAGCACGTTCGCCGTCGGCCTGATCGAAGGAGTGGCCGAGTCCACAGCTCTCATCGTCAAAGTATTTTCCGGGACCCTCAGCGACTATCTGGGTAAACGCAAGGTACTGGTTGTTTTCGGCTACTCCTTGGGAGCGCTGACCAAGCCGTTGTTTGCCATCGCGCCATCCGCCGCCATCGTTTTCACCGCCCGCCTGCTGGATCGCGTGGGAAAAGGGGTGCGGGGCGCTCCCCGCGATGCGCTGGTGGCTGACCTGGCTCCACCCGAGATGCGCGGCGCGGCATTCGGCCTGCGTCAATCCCTCGATACGGTCGGGGCGCTCTTCGGCCCGCTGCTGGCGGTTGGCTTGATGCTGCTTTGGGCCAACAACTTCCGAGCCGTGTTTTGGGTCGCTGTCATCCCGGGTATGATCGCTGTCGCTCTGCTCCTGTTCGGCGTGCGCGAGCCGGAACGGCACGTTGGTGAAGAACGCACCAATCCGATTCGCCGCGACAATCTCAGGCGACTGAGCGGGGCTTACTGGTGGGTCGTCGGTATTGGCGCGGTCTTCGCCTTGGCGCGGTTCAGTGAAGCATTCCTTGTGCTCCGCGCCCAGCAAGGAGGTATTCCGGTCGCCTACGTCCCCCTGGTAATGGTCGGCATGAACCTCGTCTATTCAGGATCAGCCTATCCTTTCGGCAGGCTCTCGGATCGAACGAACCACGGCACGTTGCTGTCGCTGGGCCTGATCGTTCTGATCGCGGCCGACCTGGTATTGGCCGCAAACGACCATTGGCTTACCGTCGCCGTCGGGGTGTCTTTGTGGGGGCTTCACATGGGGATGACCCAGGGATTGCTGGCGACCATGGTTGCCGACGCAGCGCCTGTGGATCTGCGCGGAACCGCCTATGGCTTTTTCAATCTGGTCAGCGGCATCGCCATGTTGATGGCCAGCGCCGCAGCGGGGCTGTTGTGGGATCGCTTCGGCGCATCCTTTACCTTCTATGCGGGGGCGATCTTCGCCGCACTGGCGTTGATGGGTATTGTCCTCAAGGCGTGGCGGCAGCGACCATTTTGCGAGGTGCCCCGATGA
- a CDS encoding response regulator transcription factor: MKILLVDDNLSLLDQIRQILTSQRYIVETVSNGEEALDKLCENPFDLIILDIMMPKMDGFTVLREMRQIKIDAPVLMLTAKGDSTDKVKGLDLGADDYLSKPFSMDELLARVRALLRRSAGQCQSVLEFGELALDTVNRKVTMGGKPVELTPREFSILEFLLHNKDRVVTRFSLAEHVWGDDFDPFSMSNFMDVHMKNLRHKIGDTGNARIIRTVRGVGYIIGDTE, translated from the coding sequence ATGAAAATCTTGCTTGTTGACGATAATCTCTCGTTGCTGGATCAGATCCGGCAAATTTTAACAAGCCAGCGCTACATCGTGGAGACGGTGTCAAATGGAGAGGAGGCGCTGGACAAACTCTGCGAAAACCCTTTTGATCTAATCATTCTCGACATCATGATGCCAAAAATGGACGGATTTACGGTACTGAGAGAGATGAGACAGATCAAGATCGACGCCCCTGTGCTGATGCTGACCGCAAAGGGAGACTCGACCGATAAAGTGAAGGGCCTTGATCTTGGTGCGGACGACTATCTGAGCAAACCATTTTCCATGGATGAACTGCTGGCCCGGGTACGCGCCTTGCTCCGGAGATCCGCAGGCCAGTGTCAATCGGTCCTGGAATTTGGGGAACTGGCCCTTGATACGGTAAACCGTAAAGTAACCATGGGTGGAAAGCCCGTTGAACTGACCCCCAGGGAATTTTCCATTCTTGAGTTCCTGCTACACAACAAAGACAGGGTTGTGACTCGCTTCAGCCTGGCCGAACATGTCTGGGGGGATGACTTCGATCCTTTCAGTATGTCCAATTTCATGGATGTTCATATGAAGAACCTGCGCCATAAAATTGGGGATACCGGCAATGCCAGGATCATCCGAACCGTGCGCGGGGTCGGATATATCATCGGAGACACGGAATAA
- the arnA gene encoding bifunctional UDP-4-amino-4-deoxy-L-arabinose formyltransferase/UDP-glucuronic acid oxidase ArnA: MKTIVLAYHNIGCVGIKALLAHGYDIQAVFTHEDDPNENTWFESVAELAAANDIPVYAPEDINHPLWVERIRELAPNVIFSFYYRKMVGEEILAVPLKGCLNLHGSLLPRYRGRCPVNWVLIHGEKETGVTLHYMTPRPDDGDIVGQQQVSIEESDTALTLHAKLASAAGEMLDVLLPKIRGNEADRVPQDKALASYFGGRGPQDGLVDWTRNAAVVRNLVRAVTRPYPGAFSFLGNRKCIFWDVETTAAAPGAYPGGILSTDPLRIACGDGTVEVRYGQSENGVYMSGRQLAQELNLAVGMRFNGQTETVTEEHRKKHVLILGVNGFIGNHLSERLLESGRYEVHGMDLCSSGIGHLLGHPDFHFTEGDISIMREWIEYHVRKCDIVLPLVAIATPIEYVRNPLRVFELDFEENLRVVRYCVKYGKRLIFPSTSEVYGMCTDDEFDEQRSNFVLGPIHKQRWIYSCSKQMLDRVIWAYGKSQGLQFTLFRPFNWVGPKLDSLASARIGSSRVITQFILNLVEGTPIRLVDGGKQKRCFTDFRDGIECLFRVIENKNDQCNGRIFNIGNPNNEYSMAALADMLREKFDGHPLRYHFPPAGGIQRIEARAYYGSGYQDVQHRRPSIREAQSILGWTPNVPFEQSVEETLDYFLKSAVECAAEASCAMSACE, encoded by the coding sequence ATGAAAACAATTGTATTAGCTTATCACAATATCGGATGCGTTGGCATCAAAGCCCTTCTGGCGCATGGCTATGATATCCAGGCGGTCTTTACCCATGAGGACGATCCGAATGAAAATACCTGGTTCGAGTCAGTGGCGGAATTGGCGGCCGCCAATGATATTCCGGTCTATGCGCCGGAAGATATCAACCATCCCCTCTGGGTTGAACGGATCAGGGAATTGGCGCCGAACGTCATTTTTTCTTTTTATTACCGCAAGATGGTTGGCGAGGAGATCCTCGCCGTCCCCTTGAAGGGCTGTCTGAACCTTCACGGTTCGCTTCTGCCCCGTTACCGGGGCCGCTGTCCGGTGAACTGGGTGTTGATCCATGGAGAAAAAGAAACCGGGGTGACCCTGCATTACATGACGCCACGGCCGGATGACGGTGACATCGTCGGACAACAGCAAGTGTCCATCGAAGAAAGCGACACGGCCTTGACCCTGCATGCGAAGCTCGCCAGTGCAGCGGGAGAAATGCTCGATGTCCTGTTGCCGAAAATCCGGGGAAACGAGGCTGACCGCGTTCCACAGGACAAAGCGTTGGCAAGCTATTTTGGCGGGCGCGGACCGCAGGACGGGTTGGTCGACTGGACTCGAAATGCGGCAGTCGTTCGAAATCTGGTGCGGGCGGTGACCCGCCCCTATCCAGGTGCTTTTTCCTTTCTGGGAAACCGCAAGTGCATCTTTTGGGACGTTGAGACGACGGCAGCAGCGCCGGGGGCCTATCCAGGCGGCATACTATCGACAGATCCTCTGCGAATCGCCTGTGGCGACGGCACGGTGGAGGTTCGCTACGGGCAGAGTGAAAACGGCGTTTACATGAGCGGCCGGCAACTCGCGCAGGAACTTAACTTGGCTGTCGGCATGCGATTCAACGGCCAAACCGAGACGGTAACAGAGGAACACCGCAAAAAGCATGTCCTGATCCTTGGCGTCAACGGCTTTATCGGCAATCACTTGAGTGAGCGGTTGTTGGAAAGCGGCCGCTATGAGGTCCACGGAATGGACCTGTGTTCGAGCGGCATCGGACATTTGTTGGGGCATCCAGATTTTCATTTCACGGAAGGCGATATTTCGATCATGCGGGAATGGATCGAGTATCATGTTCGTAAATGCGATATTGTCCTGCCGCTGGTGGCCATTGCCACCCCGATTGAGTATGTCCGCAATCCGTTGCGGGTATTCGAACTGGATTTCGAAGAAAATTTGCGTGTCGTGCGGTATTGCGTCAAGTATGGGAAACGGCTGATATTTCCTTCCACCTCGGAAGTCTATGGCATGTGCACAGATGATGAATTTGACGAGCAGCGGTCAAACTTTGTTCTTGGCCCCATCCATAAACAACGTTGGATCTATTCCTGCAGTAAGCAGATGTTGGATCGAGTGATCTGGGCATACGGCAAGAGTCAGGGGCTGCAATTCACCCTTTTCCGACCTTTCAATTGGGTAGGCCCGAAACTCGACTCCCTGGCATCCGCCCGGATCGGTAGCTCACGCGTGATCACCCAATTCATCCTGAATCTGGTGGAAGGCACCCCGATTCGCCTGGTGGACGGCGGCAAGCAGAAACGTTGTTTTACCGACTTCAGGGACGGTATCGAATGTCTCTTCAGGGTCATCGAAAACAAGAACGACCAATGCAATGGGCGCATCTTCAATATCGGAAATCCAAACAACGAATACAGTATGGCCGCTCTTGCCGATATGCTTCGGGAAAAATTTGACGGTCATCCACTTCGGTATCATTTCCCTCCGGCTGGCGGAATTCAACGAATCGAGGCCCGAGCCTATTATGGGTCGGGCTATCAGGACGTTCAGCATCGGCGGCCATCGATCCGCGAGGCTCAGAGCATTTTGGGGTGGACGCCGAACGTGCCTTTTGAGCAGTCCGTTGAAGAAACGCTGGATTATTTTCTTAAATCGGCGGTGGAATGCGCAGCGGAGGCATCATGTGCCATGTCGGCCTGCGAGTAG